The genomic interval ATATTGTGGAGCTGAAGAGCACTCCAGCCATATTGTTATATCTCTGACTGAACTTGCAGGGCTGACAATTTACGGCAAAGTTTCCTTCACGTGGGGAATATTATTGACAGACAATATTCTTTAGCTTTACTGcactgttttttgaaaaaatcatttttgaggGTAGACCCATCCTTCAATACGTGGTGCAGATGTATATGTtaacatgtttttgttttgtttttttattttcttttagatagCTTGTGTCTCTGTTAACAAATGTTATCCTGATAAGGTTGTTCctggttgttgctttttttcatactgttttctaCTTTTCAGCTTGGAAGCCTCTTCTCATATTACTGTTCAGCCGAAGTCACTCAGGCGATATGGGATGGATATCTACAGCAAGCAGATccattctttatttatttcttaatgttaATCATCCTTGTCAATGCGAAGTAAGTGTATAGTTAATCATTTGAGACATTCCCTGGTCTCACAGTTTTAATCAgtgtgtttcattttgcttttactgACTTAATCCATGCCTATGACTTTACTGTTTTCAGAGATGTTATCTTAGCACAAGAAACAGATAAAGAAGAAATGATAAGTAAGTACTTCTCTTACACAGCTGCTGGTGAAACCTTCACCATATAATTTAATCCCCATagtttatcatttttaattattGATTAAATTgtcattaaattatattttttttatcttttcccctCAGTGAATCTCCTCACCTACTAATTCCTTTCTTACTGTTCTTTTGCTGCATCACATCTGCTCTGTCCTTACCATTCTTTTCTTGTGTTTCCCCTTAACATTCCCACACACAGTTTTGTATTTCAGTTCAGAGTACTTGAAATAACCCCTATGTTTCCAAGCtcaaagcagcagctttcaaaTCCTTCTTTAAATCTATTGCCCTTGTTGCATTTTCGAGTTTACCATCTTTGTATGTACTGGATTTGGGCTTGCCTTATCGTTAttgtctccctctcctctcccacccttcTGTTTTTATAGAAATTAGGCCAAGTTTCTTGTAAGCATGTTTCACCTACATTATTATACCAGCATTATTTTATATGGCATAATACAATATAATTGATAAACATATAAGAATACAAAATGAGGGCGCTCGAATTTTTGCGATTTTGCCATATACTGCAGAATTATTCCCTTGTACCATTCTGGACAGATAACAGTGCAACTGACTTAGTATTGCAACTGAAAGCTAATCCTGAATAGAGGTGGAAGTGTGCTAAACATGAGCTAATCTGGGTAGAAGGTTTAAAGTTCTAGCAAGTAATACGATTTTCCTATGGATAAGGAGTACTTCCTGTGTCTTTGACCTCTACCTAAAGAATGAGTCACCATTGAACTTTAATTAATAAACTAAATTGTGTTATGCCCTATTAAAAATGAGATATCTTGCAATATAAGAAGGCACATAGGGCTTCTTTCCTATCTGAAATAATTGTGCACCTGTGTTGTTTACGTATGTCAGAATTCCTAGAAACTTCACCAGCCAATCTTGATTTAGAGGATATAGAAGATCTCTTCTCTTTGGCACAATATTATTGTAGCAAAACTCCAGCTTCTTTCAGGAAGGTAAtaacaaattaattttgaaattctcttcttttttgatGTTCATTTAAGCTCTTGTTGACAGTAAGTTTGGTGAATATTTcattgagtgtttttttttttcaaaaacaattcTTTCATGTTGTTAACTCTGGTGATACTTACTTTTATGATCTTTGAAAGCTTCAAAGAGAAGAAGCTTAAGTGAAGCATATTAAAGAGAAGCTTCCTTGCAGTATTCTCTTCAGGGCTGATAACCAGTATGGTCCTAATTGTAAGTTTTTAGCCAATGAGACAGAATTACCACATTAAAATGATAATCTGTCTGGAAGAAGGTGAATTACTGGTATTTAAATGTTTACCATGCAGAGAGCGAGTTCAGCTACATAACTTTCCTCCCCACACATACTCTTCTGCTGGACTTTATCTGCAAAGCAAAGCTGCAAATGGATGTGATGATTCTTCTTAGCTattatcacagaatagttggggttggaagggacctctgaagtcATCTGGTCCATCCCCTATGCTCAAGCAGAGTtagctagagcagattgcccaggactgtgtccagtcaggttttgaacatctccaaggatagagactccacaagctctctgggcaacctgttccaatgatcaaccaccctcacagtgaccCTTATATATTAGTGGGCAGCCACATAATATAATTTTCTAAAGTGTTAAaacttaaaattcaaaaaaaaacccagaagagaaCAATGCTGCACACAAGACTTATTTTTTCTGTACAAACTTACTGTCTTTGTTAGAAGTCCTCGTTAAGGTTTTTTATCTTGTTCCCTTGTTTTTCCCATGTTGTCGAATCTGTTGACCAAATTGGATTCATGAAATAGAAGTAATTCGTAGTTGTTGCTTTTGGCTTGTCCATACCTTCGCTAGTTGTTGCTTTTGGCTTGTCTATACTTTCACTGATGTGTGGTAGACTGATATGTAAGATTCTTGAAAAGACAGGGTTTTTCTTAATGTCAGAGTCTGTTTGCTGACGTGCAACTGTATGTAATTTAATCACGTCGACACTGTCAGAACGGTGAACAAGCATGTTTGTAATCAAAGTTCAGGCATTGCCACGTTTTTCAGAAGTCTGTGGAAAGAGCTATCAAAAATTCAGTGGCTGTATAGGCAAGGTATACATGTACTTATAGATATACGTAGACTTATTATTTGTGATACAGtggatgttgttttattttaaaccttcAGTTTTAAGGACGGGACAATGGCTTCAGTTGACattactttgtttgtttgtttgttttcctgttgctCTGATAGGACAACCATACTCtttttggcagcagcttgctgggcCTCAAAGATGATGACACTGATTTGAGTCAGGCGCTCTGTCTAGCTATTTCTGTGTCTGAGATTCTTCAAGCAAATCAGCAACAAGGAGTCAGTATGCTACATTATTCTTCTTTTGCACAATTTTCCAGAAAAGGAGTAGAATCCCTTACTTCTCTGCGTGTATCAAACATTTCTAAATACTAACAACAAAGCTTGGTTTGCTGtttcaggaaaaagtatttttgtcttgAAGTTGTCCCCCTTGTAAATTATCTCCTGACTGCAATGCATCTATGCTGTAGCAGATAGAGCTGCAGCAAAGGGGAACTCAGTATGGCTGATccagatttggggggggagggggataggAGCTTGAATAACGTCTCActgatttgatttctttttcaaatacagttattgtagaggaaaatataaaatgcacTACTTCATGCCTTTGAGAAGAATGCCGTTATGAAATATCTGCCTTTTGGTAAttaaatgtttaaacaaaaaaaaatgttttgatgcaAGCTGTTTGCATAGCTCTGTTTATAATAAAGATACTTGGAAGGGTGAACTTCGCTTTTGGTATTTAAGAACAATATTTGGTTATTCATGTAGTTACGTTATAGTGGTTTTTTTAACTACCAGCTTTTTTTGTAGCATTTTCCTGGCCCCAGTTCACCATAGGTAGTTTTTTTCCTACTCCGactaaagttaagcatgtgccaATGGGGCGTAACTCTATCCCTGTGTGCTATGCTGAGTAGTCACAGACTATTGGATTGGGACTTCAAAGTTATCCCTTCTAATATCTTGTCATGTTGACATGTGCTCTTCTACAGACTATATTTCTTCTCAATAGAGGTGAAATAACTGCACTGCATGAAATAACTGCACTTGGTGATCCTTTCCGAGGTGTAAGCTACTGTATTAATGTGAGATCGCTATGAGAATGATGCTGGTGGTGCTCGTAACTGGTAGTTTGCAATACTCAAATTAAGTACGATTTTTCTGATAGCCATTAGTCCCGTTCACCGAATCCCTCCCTATAGTATTGGAATTACTGTCAAAATAAAGCTGAATAATGTACTTTCCCATCAGTATGTATACAGCTTTTAAATTTTGTAACAGGTAATCCTTCTCTTTCAGGAAGGAGTAAGGTTCTTTGTGGTGGATTGTCGTCCTGCAGAACAATACAATGCTGGGCATTTATCAACGGCATTTCATTTAGACTCAGACTTGGTTTGTatgctttttgtttctgtataGGTTCTTGACTCCTAAGTCGAACAGAGGGAGAGATAAATGTCTGTTTCAAAAAAACTAGTAGTCCTCAGACAGTAGTTTGTGGACCACGGTGTCTACTTACATGCTGAGGCTTCAAAAGTTAGCTTTCTCTAAAGCAGATTTGTGGAACCATCATTTTACTGAGAAGTTTTGTCCTTTGTGGCATTAGAGTATGGGATTCCAGCCTTCCTGATCTTTGATTAGAACTGGAACCCATACAGGATAAAATGCAGACATCGCCTGGAGGATAAATCTCCTTTTAGTATCATAGTTCCTCACAAGAAGTGTTATTAATTTAGCAGATGGCACCCCTTTTTTTCAGCCAGTCTTGTTACAGCCTGGTTTTAAGGGGCGTATGTCTGTGAGAAGCATTTGGTTGGTCCTTCCAATTTTTCATAGTACAATTTGAGAGAAGAAATACTTTAATCTTAGGACCGAGATGtaaaactgactttttaattACTTCATTAAAGATCTTGCTCTAGTTTCCATTTGATACAAGTTCATAACTGATCGTTCGGTTATattcctctctgtctttttttcccaaatcacCTATGCTGTTTCAGTTTGGTTTCAATGTACTCTTCACTTCCAGATTAACCCTGTACTATTTCACTTCAAACAGACTATGGATGCTGCATGGAATGATTTCCATGTATGTACCCCATAAAAGGCTTTTTGATCGTCTTCCAGTGAAGAAGCTTGGTCCTGCATCTACTATCTCTATTGCTATAGTTAAAATGATGCATTATTCAGGATTAGTTGTGCAAATGTGATTatgtagtgttttctttttccttctaaatcAAAAATTACATAGGAAGAAATTTCCCCTTGATGCATGGGTGTTCTAGCTTTAGTTGAGCATCAGGTCCAGTAAGGCAGAAATAAGCATTACAGACTCTTCAGTTATTAAAAACTTAGTGTTCTATGAAAAATGGCCATGCAAGCAGTTCTTAAATTGTATGTGATTAATTATTATGTATTCAATTATATGTTGGAATTAACTGCTGCAGCGTGTCGGTCGATATGATTAGGATCAGTCATAAACTCCGCTGGATGCATGTCACCAGCTTCATCTGCGTTTTTAGAAATTTAATGCAAGGAATAATCTTTGGGGCCAAAAGCCATTCTTGAAACTTCAGTGCATTTTATTCACTTGTATACACAAAGTACATGCAGTTTACTTTAACAGGAGACAATGGGAAAAGCATTTTTGAATCCATCTCACTTACAGGTAGTCTTCAGTAGTAGTGAGGTTTAGCCCTTAAGTAATAAAGCATCAGTGTTTGGCTCTAAGGAGATCCCAGTTCAAATTCAGGCTGACTTACTGATGGTTAGCCTGTATACTTGTTACTGTATATTTCTTACTGTATACTTCATCGTTCAGTCCGGTGTAAAGGCTAGATAAGGAacatccctctcccttcccccacttAATTAATGTAATTAACAAGGAAACATCAGCCTACAACTGGATTTAAGTGCCTTCCCCTCAAAAGGTTAAAATTTCTTCTGCATTTAGAAAGTGTGTTTCTCCATCCCTTCTGTCTAGCAGCTCATCGTTTGTGAACACGTAATAGGCCTTTAGGAGACCACAGCCTTAACTTTTAGAGAGTACCAGGCACCCTTGGCATCTATTTGTACTTCTGATTATCAGCTTTTTTCCCAAATGTGGGTAAGGTATGGAGGAGGTGATGGCAATGAAGAAAGCCTAGCGGGGAGACAGCAAGAGTTGGATCTTAGTGGCATGTAGAAACGCTAGGCATTTTAAAGGAATCCAAAACTACAAAGTTTGAAAGTGTTGTAATCAAGCATATGTGGGTATGGAAAGCTGTCCCTCTTTGATGTTGCCAGCTTACTGCtacttgaccttttttttttttttttttctccctacctTCCTTTGGTGTTTGCAAGAATGAGCTGACAGATACAAGTTGTATTCTTTTTCTGGGGAAGGTATGGTgaaatgaggaagaggagggccatTCTCAGTGTTCCTTATATAACTTAAGATCTggctctgtctctctcccccccccccccaaggtgctTATGTTACGTTCTTGGTGCTCAGCAAATTATAACCGTTTTCAAAGTGTATCTTTTCACAAGTTACAGTGCATTGTGTTATGTcctttttattcattcattccaCAGATGCTTCAAAACCCATCAGAGTTTGCACAGTCTGTAAAATCCCTGTTAGAAGCACAAAAGCAATCCATTGAGTCTGGCTCCATAGCTGGTGGGGAACATCTCTGCTTCATGGGAAGTGGCAGGGAAGAAGAAGATATGTATATGAACATGGTGTTGGCACACTTCTTACAGGTACTACTAAAAATTGCTGTTGATTTTAATAGCTGAAATAAAGTGTGCTTCTGCACATATCTGTGATATTAAGTGACAAATGTTTCCCCCCCGAAATATTAACTTAATTTACATTACCAACACTACAAAGCAGTGTTGTTTTATATAAAATGACCTAACCCCTCCCATATTTCCTTACCATGCTTGCAAAACTGAATTCACAGATTTTTACTTCAACTAGAAACATAtcttttctgttgcagaaaaataaagagtATGTAAGCATTGCCAAAGGAGGATTTATGGGTAAGCTTATTTATAATGACCTTTGTATTAATATTGGCTTAAGAAAGCTTCATGTGTTAAGGCTGTTGAtatctttttttagtttttgacAAGAAATCAGCTAAATGCATGGCAAATGTCTTATTTGCTAGATTTGAGTTTTGCGCAAAACAGTACTCTGTACATTTGCACATTTGTGGTTAACTGGTGGGCCTTACTCACATTTCCAAAGGATGGAAAAATTAATACAGAAAGCAGGGAAATTCCGTTTTCCTTCTGATTACTGTGCCTGCTATCTAGCCTCTGTAGATTGTAAATCCATATGAAGATACTTCCTAATAATTATTGTATTTCCTTAAATCATCCATTCATAATTCTGCACTTCACGATGCTTGAGCAGATAGTTGCTGGAGTCAGTAAGACTCCAAAACAGAGGAGAGATTTACATGACGATATGAGCATAGAAGTAGTACTAGTCAAGATACGCAGTGTCAAAATAGCTAGCTGCAGGATGAAAGCAGGGGCTTATATGTAAAATGTAGATGTGAAATAAAGGTTATGCTAATGCCTTTGTATTCCTGAAAGGAAAACCGGGGATGATTATAGTAGTATATGAATTTATCTGTTGCACTGAATCATCTGGACCAACATTTTTACTGAGCAGTCTTGGATATAGAATACTTTCATGGTCAGATTAATCCCAGTGTAGTTGTGAACgttttttttaatggccttttAACAGCCCTCCAGCAGCACTTAGCAGATATCAATGTGGAAGGACCAGAAAATGGATATGGACATTGGATTGCTAGTACCTCAGGCTCAAGAAGTAGCATAAACTCTTCTGTCGATGTAAGTGAATTTCCATCTCAGGTGGTGTGGTGGGATTGGAGCTCCAGGtctactacatttttttttcttcgcaTCCTTCATTCTATTCTGTGCAATGCATTACTCCGAATCATGGTTGTTCTTAGTTCTGTACTTAATTTCAGAATATATTATCTGTTTAGTTAGAAGTGGCCTAGACACACTAATCCTCTTGAGAGGAGGAGCCTCTGGAGAAGATGGTAGTCCTACAAAAGAATATACATAATGGACAGTTCTTCTGGCTTTTCTTCGCACTGGGAATAAATTACTATAAAGCTGGCATGGGAAAGCTCAAAATTGTTTATTGTCTACAGCTGATATGTTCTACATAGAATTTGACTTTTAATTTGTATAGAATTTAGCTTGAGTGGAGTTCCTTCCTCTCTATATTTGCATACTAGAGCACTGAGTAGTAAGGCTTAATACCTAATGTTGTAATTATTAATGTTCTATTGAGTACCAAAAAGTACAAGCTTAATATTTTATAGTCTATTTCCATTCTTAACTAAGTAGAGATTAAAGAAtatgagtggattttttttttatggttaatCCTGAGAGGAATTACCTTTGCAGGGTGATTCTCCTAATGGTTCAGGTGATGGAAAAGGAGTCAAGTCCTTGGTCAATAAAATGACGGTTGCTTTGAAGACTAAATCTGtgaatgtgaaagaaaaagttattaGTTTTATTGAAAATACATCTACACCAGTGGACAGGTGGGTTATTTATATCTAACTATGATTAGCAGAGAGTTATATAACTCTCCATTTCGGATGGCTATTTTGTAAACATCAAGACTACACTGATTAGGAAAAAGGAAGATAtatctttcattttcagcttttagaTCTCCCCCTCGCTATTTTGTCGCGATATAGTAAGTCTGCTGTGTTAGCTCAGTATTGCAAAGCCAATGTAAGCCGACTTTTCTCTTGAATGTTTATCCATTTGAGAGTTTATCCACAAGCTGTCACTGCATCATTAGTTTGACTTCTCCTTAGAATGTGTCAGAAAAGTGAAGAATCacttctgctttatttcagttcttcctcATCCTAACTCTCATGGAGTGGGTGAAAGAtgccaaaaaaggggggggggggagtccagAATCCATAATTACCTCATCCTATCAAACTGAAGTtacaattttcaaaattattcaatTTCAAGTCCTAATACAAAGCTTATCTTTAAACCCAGAATTCCCTCTAACTCATTTTTTTATATCTGCAAGTAGAGATGGGATTGAGAATGTGAGCACTTGGTAAAAGACATGTTCAAAGTTGGAAATCTCCATTCTAAATACTTACCTTAAATAGGCAAAATAATAACAGCTATAATCCGTCAAAGTTTTAAGCAATAGCCTATTTTGcagctgttatttaaaaaacGCAGGCTTTGGAGTTGTATGTTGCTAAGACATTGGTGCTGTAGAATCTATGAAGGTAGTTTTTATTTGTTAATGGAATGTGGAATATGTGTCAAACTACAGTTCACAAGCAGTATTGCACCTAATCAAAAAGTACAGACTGTCACTATACAGTTCATCATTGCCTGCCTTTTTtattggaaaattattttaatttcacaatTAGAGGCAAAAGTTTCTTAAATAGCATTTGGTAGTGACACTTCTACTAAGAATTCAAGTTCAAGATaacataaaaatgcatattttgataGAATTTTTACAGCTATTTCTCTACCTTGTGCCTAGGTATTGCACAGCATTGTCTTTGTTTATAAGCGTCCTCCCTGGAGAAGATACTTAGAAAACAATGTTGATACAGAGCATTTGTATtatttataagatttttttcctttaaacttttttttttttttggtaattattttattttgttctgtccTCTGCCCAATATACTGTAGAATACCTTTCAATATTCCCTGGCCAGACAGAGCAAGCCTGGAGCGGTAAGCTTGATAAGTAAAGCGGTCTGACTAAAACCACCTTTGTCGTATTTAGCATGGCATCGCGATATTTATAAGCATTGGTTACACTGACAAAATTGCTCAGAGATGTTTACATCAATTTaggtttttaaaatctattaaagCTATACAAGTTATACAAGTACTGGTCTGGAgactagaggaagaaaaagaatggatttgcagtgctttcttcttttcttgtactgttttttttttatttcctgttttctttactATTACTTTCTATGGAactatttttttaacttgttatttCTGATTTGCGTTTTATTGTGCTACTTGTACTTGTACTACTGAAAGAAGCCAAAAGCAATTATTGAACAGATTTTTGGCTTAAGGGATGTACAGCTGTAACAAGAGAGACTACAACTACAAAAAAGGACTTGTAACAAGCTGTTCATAAAGTGTCCTCAGAGCTTACAGGTAGTCTTACGTTGTTAGACTGCAACAGGAAGCCATAGGAAATTCTGTCTGTAAATCTGGAATTTCTGTGCTTCTCAGCACATGGTGGCAGAATATGCTGATAGAAACAGAGATGCTCGTTACTGGGAAAAGCAGAATACACGTTTCAGCTTTCCCTCATGTTGTTCACATAACTGCTGCATTTCACACGATGGTGGGGTCAACTCACATTTGTCTCAGAATTACTGCCTcataattatttcagaaataaagaaatatgacTCTGAGTGCATATAAAATTACTTGTGATAAATGAAGGAATTCCCCAACCTTGAGCCCATGCATGATCACTTGGGAACTTCACTTACAATTTAGGAACTTTTCACCACAGCTCTTGACTCTTATCAACTGAAAAGCATGAAGGTTGATGCTGGAAGAATTAATGCAGATTTAAAATGCTGTTGGGGTTTTCAGGAATTCTGGTCCAGTTCCTCTGTCATATAGTTTGCACATACTTTGAGATACGATTTATGCGTAACAGAATTCCTGTTGTGTGTGCAAAAATAACAATACTGCTAACTGAAATGCTTTCGAAAAGTAGGAATATCCCAACAGCACTATATGTATTTTGTTACTTTGAAAATCCTAAAGTTCATGGGAATTTTTCCCTCCTGTTTGTTGACTGATTATTAGAGTGCAGTAATAAAGTGTAAAATTCCCATTTGAAACACTTTATACCTATGTTCAATTACTGAAGGACACTTGAAGCTGTATTTATAACTATTTTGATATATTagattatacctttttttttttttttttacttgctgctGTCACTCAGATTGGTCATCTTCTGCCATTGGGAAGTTGCATTAATAAGTTAATACGCTCAGACTGTGGATCATTAAGACTGTTCTTCTCTTAAAACTGCAGTTCTAAAAAACCTGCAATGACATTCTTTTCCCATTCATCAGATCCACTTTGTGTTTATTACcaataaatttcattttgcagGTTTAACACTGAACAGAATTGCATTAAATCAGCAATTTAATGATGGCCTTCCATGCAAACAGCTTAAGAGAGATTCATTTCTAGTTTAAGATGTTCAGAGGCTTGTATAAAGtggctttttcctttctgttgtctTGATTAGCTTTGCTCTATAAATTGCCAGTAAGATCTTCTCTTAAATCCTGTCTGTGTGTTTCAATGCAACCCTAATTAGACATCCGTCGTCTTACTAAATTGGTTATGGTTAAGTTTTTTTAACCCTTAGTTTCCTAGAACAAGTCCCTATTTACACAGATCTACATATAGAAGCACTGCCCTCCTGAATTGTCAGTGTCATTGATGCTTATTGTCTTAAGCACTAATAAGCATGgttttgtatgtgtattttttttgtattttgtagaatgcatttctgtttttttcctatttaacaaTTCCTTGTTCTGTCTACACTAGTAAAATTTAGCCATATAAAATGTAGGATCcttttttaactttcaaatgTGCTTTCAGATATACAGGAGTATTCGCGTTTCTTTATATATTACTAAAGAAGCAGCTTCTCAGGCTTGAGAAATGGTTCTGCAGTAGCATGTAAAACTGGAGTATGTGAACATACTCACTTAAACTGTAAGCCCTTGTTCCTGTTTTATAGGAAATACGAATACAGattttagggagaaaaaaggtTTATAGAAAATTGAAAGGGTAGATGGGCTGCTGCTTTTAACTATTACATGTTGCCAGTTCCAAAGGCTACAGTCatgaacttttgtttttcttttggggttttttgttttttgtttgtttttccccagcaATTACTTTGTGGCTTTCTGAACCTTTaggttttctcatttttctcagttctttctcTGCAGTGGAGGGTCAGAAGCCTTAACATGACAGCTGTGTCTTTTTATTTAATCTCGGCACTCTGAGCTGGAGCATTAAAATATTACAAGAGTTGGCAACTGTTACTGTCAAACATTGAGACTCAGAACGCTATTTGTATGTGCCATGTAACATGATCTGTAGAAGCAGATTTAAATCTATTTTTGCGGTTATAATATGTGCAGAAATCCAAGCGAATCTGGGATCCCCAGTAGGGATCGTTTGACCAAAGATTACAGGATTGGGCTGAAGTAATGAACAGGAAGTCGGAGTTCACACTACAGTGCATGGTTAATAATACCGCTTTGAAATGGTTAAGGTATTTTGTTACCTTTTTAAGAAAAACTCTCTCAGGAATGACccatttgccagaaaaaaaatgaacttccAGACCTGTTAGTTAGTATTCTCCAACTTTTCTTCCACACCAATTTGGCATCTTTGCAAAGCTGCCCTGGATGTCCAGAAATAGTTCAGACAGAATTCAGACTTTGGCACTACACGTTTTCATAGCATCTCTTCAGATTTCAGATCTCTAACGTATTTTGCAGCTTGAGCAGGTGATCAGAAGTAGTATTGAAAACAAAGCAGTATTGCTTTTCAGTTTATTTGTTACAGTACTCAGCCTTGCCAACTAATTGTGAAATACTTGATTTCACTAACCCAATTGCTTGATGGGTCAGTCCCAGCTTCCTTGCAGGCAGCTTTATGAAATTCTCGTGTCCTTTTCAGTTGCACAGATGTGTTTGTTTTGCTAATACATGTTGTTACAGGAATTATGCCATCAGtctgaaagttacttttcttcttccctcccatCCCCTGTTTTCTCCTGCCCTTTCCGTTGCTTGCAGACATGTCAGCAGCAGTGACAGAGTAGGAAGGCCCTATCGTGGTGTGAAACCAGTATTCAGCATTGGAGATGAAGAAGAATATGATACTGGTACAGTAGGAGATTTTCCTCTTACCTAGATTAACTCATTTAGACAAATTCATTAAGTTGGGCTAAATCATGAGTGCACTCATGTTGTTTTGCATCTTTGTCGTGTAAGATGGCATTTTTATAACTGTAACTATTAATCATGTTTGTTACAGTGGTGCCTGAGGgctaatgaaaaaagaaactcaCTGTTCAAACACATAGTAGCAAACTAAATGAAAAAGATTTTGTGGTAGGTGCTAAACAGCCAACAGGAACAAATGGAATCAGATGGTCTAGTGGATACTGTGTGTTCACTCAATATTTCCCTAGTAAAGATCTGCTTCTTCTGCACTG from Struthio camelus isolate bStrCam1 chromosome 1, bStrCam1.hap1, whole genome shotgun sequence carries:
- the TBC1D23 gene encoding TBC1 domain family member 23 isoform X2, with protein sequence MAEGEEALPPLLSSWEKDLAEALEEGGCDLETVRNIIQGRRLPADLRAKVWKIALNVVGKGDSLASWDGCLDLPEQSVIHKDCQELIDELSVPEEEKSILLLDIESVITFYCKSRNVKYNSFLGWIHLLKPLVHLRLPRSDLYNCFYAIMNKFIPRDCFLKGRPFHLFRLLLQYHEPELCSFLDTKKMTPDSYALNWLGSLFSYYCSAEVTQAIWDGYLQQADPFFIYFLMLIILVNAKDVILAQETDKEEMIKFLETSPANLDLEDIEDLFSLAQYYCSKTPASFRKDNHTLFGSSLLGLKDDDTDLSQALCLAISVSEILQANQQQGEGVRFFVVDCRPAEQYNAGHLSTAFHLDSDLMLQNPSEFAQSVKSLLEAQKQSIESGSIAGGEHLCFMGSGREEEDMYMNMVLAHFLQKNKEYVSIAKGGFMALQQHLADINVEGPENGYGHWIASTSGSRSSINSSVDGDSPNGSGDGKGVKSLVNKMTVALKTKSVNVKEKVISFIENTSTPVDRHVSSSDRVGRPYRGVKPVFSIGDEEEYDTDEIDSSSMSDDDRKEVVNIQTWINKPDVKYNFPCNEVKENGHMFPSHLLVTATHMYCLREIPSRKGLAYIQSRQALNSVVKITSKKKHPELITFKYGNSNTSGIEILAVERYLIPNAGDATKAIKQQIMKVLDALES
- the TBC1D23 gene encoding TBC1 domain family member 23 isoform X1, with translation MAEGEEALPPLLSSWEKDLAEALEEGGCDLETVRNIIQGRRLPADLRAKVWKIALNVVGKGDSLASWDGCLDLPEQSVIHKDCQELIDELSVPEEEKSILLLDIESVITFYCKSRNVKYNSFLGWIHLLKPLVHLRLPRSDLYNCFYAIMNKFIPRDCFLKGRPFHLFRLLLQYHEPELCSFLDTKKMTPDSYALNWLGSLFSYYCSAEVTQAIWDGYLQQADPFFIYFLMLIILVNAKDVILAQETDKEEMIKFLETSPANLDLEDIEDLFSLAQYYCSKTPASFRKDNHTLFGSSLLGLKDDDTDLSQALCLAISVSEILQANQQQGEGVRFFVVDCRPAEQYNAGHLSTAFHLDSDLMLQNPSEFAQSVKSLLEAQKQSIESGSIAGGEHLCFMGSGREEEDMYMNMVLAHFLQKNKEYVSIAKGGFMALQQHLADINVEGPENGYGHWIASTSGSRSSINSSVDGDSPNGSGDGKGVKSLVNKMTVALKTKSVNVKEKVISFIENTSTPVDRIPFNIPWPDRASLERHVSSSDRVGRPYRGVKPVFSIGDEEEYDTDEIDSSSMSDDDRKEVVNIQTWINKPDVKYNFPCNEVKENGHMFPSHLLVTATHMYCLREIPSRKGLAYIQSRQALNSVVKITSKKKHPELITFKYGNSNTSGIEILAVERYLIPNAGDATKAIKQQIMKVLDALES